Sequence from the Bremerella volcania genome:
TGGCAATTCGAGCAGGGGAAGTCGATCGACATGGATAGGCACCTGATCGGTTCGGGGGAATTTCAACGCAGTAGCAACACGTGCCGACGATGGACTAGGAAGTGAACTGGCGCTGGACGGTATTATCCGCCAGAACCATCATTCCCCAGATACTAATGGGAAGCGAAAGGGGAAAACAACACGAACAAGGAAGAAGCGTGATAATGAAGCCTGCCCAGGCCAGGCCATAGCTCTTGAGATCGCGGGCCTGCATCAGACCGAATACGGCAAACCCCAACAGCCCGATCGCGAAGCCGAAACCAATCGCGTACGTGGCAAGCTGCACGACGACGTCCGTTCCGCGGGCCCCTTCGCCAATGATGCCGATCACCGAGACAATCAGCGTCACCAGGTTCGACGCGATTCCCAGACCGGCCAGAATCAGGCAGATGAGCACCGGCGTTTGCAGCTTTTCCATTGCCTCCATGCGGGCCGAACTGACCTTCACGGCGTCCTCGCCGAAAGTGGGGGCGTAGGGGTTGTCGGAGCTGCCGGAGTCGAAATCGCCGAACGGGCTTTTCTCTTGCTTCGCAGGCTCCGGCTCGGCCGGCTGAAAGGCATCACCCACCCCAGATCGACGCGTCGGGGCCGGTTCGCCCGGGGAGTCCTTAAGCCTCAGTTCGTCCGATTCAGACGGCACCGGTTGAATGGCGCTACACTTGGGGCATTTGGTTCGCTTTCCCTCGGCTCCATCCGGGACGCGAATTCTATGCTTGCAAACGGCGCAATCGAAGTCGATCGGCATCGTGGATGACTTTCTCAACGCAGAAGAACGATACGAAAAGGTCGGCCAGAAAGAACCGGTCCTTAGTCTATTCCAAATCGTGGCCCTGCTCTAGCTTACGTCGCGACTTTTACCCATCGTGGTGGGCAGTTCGCGGCATTCGCGATAGAGTTAAGGGTTGCGGACTTGTCCTTTAGCCAGAGAGGACAAAGAGATCACCGAGAGGAAGGCAATGAAAGGCAACCACGGATTTCACGGATGGATAACCTGTCAATCGAGGACGTTCTGGGGCCCCAGGGGCTGATCGCTCGTCGATTAAAGCAATACGAAGAACGTCCCCAGCAGATGGCCATGGCCCAGGCCGTGGGCAAGGCGCTGGCCAAGAATCGCCACCTGGTGGTCGAGGCCGGTACCGGCGTCGGCAAGAGCTTTGCCTACCTGGTGCCGTCGATTCTGTGGGCTTGCGGTCAGCAGGGGAGCGGTGAGAAGTCACGCCGCGTCGTGATTTCGACCCATACGATCAGCCTTCAAGAGCAATTGCTGGAAAAGGACATCCCGCTGATCAACGCGGCCATCCCTTTAGAGTTCACCGCCGTGCTGGCCAAGGGACGCGGCAACTACGTGAGCCTCCGCCGGCTGGGTGCGGCCTCGCTGCGCAGCGCCAGCTTGTTCGACAAAGACGAAGAGACCGCCCAGCTTCGCACGTTGAAGGAGTGGTCGAAGAAGACGGCCGACGGATCGCTGAGCGATCTGGACTTTCGCCCGGCCATTAAAGTGTGGGACGAAATCGCCAGCGACAGCGGCAATTGCCTGGGACGCAAGTGCCCGACCTACGACGACTGTTTCTACTACCGGGCACGTCGCCGGATGCAGAACGCGCAGCTGCTGATCGTGAATCATGCGCTCTTCTTCAGCGACCTGGCCTTGCGGCGGAGTGGCGTCAGTTTGCTGCCCTCGTACGACGCGGTGATTTTCGACGAAGCGCACACGCTGGAAGGAGTCGCAGGCGATCACCTCGGGATGTCGGTCACGTCGACGCAGATCGACTTTGCGTTGAACAAGCTGTTCAACGAACGCACTCAAAAAGGTCTGTTGGTGCATCACGAGTGCAGCGACGCGATGAACCAGGTGGTGCACACGCGTTATCGGGCTCAGCAGTTCTTCAACGAGCTGGATAGCTGGCTGGAGGAAAACCCCGGAGGCAACGGCCGCGCGACCGTGCCGGAGTTGATCCCGAACGTCCTTTCGCCGGCGCTGGCCAAGCTGGCTCAGATGGTGAAGTCGGAAGGGGACCGATTCGAAGAAGAAGGAACCCGGCAAGACTTCCATTCGCTGTCGGACCGTATCTTCCTGATGGGAGACTCGATCGAAGCGTGGCGAATGCAGAAGATGGAGCACACGGTTTACTGGGTCGAAAGCAGCCAGCAGCGCGGGCCGTATCGACGCGTGAAGCTGTTCGCCACGCCGATCGAAGTGGGGCCAGTGCTGCGGGAAGAGCTGTTTCAGAAGGTGGACAGCGTCATCCTGACCAGCGCGACGTTGTCGTCGTCGCCTGACCAAGGCTTCGACTTCTTCAAAGATCGCATCGGCATCACGCGTAACGACGAGGTCACCTCCGGCAGTCCGTTCGACTACAAGAAGAACGTCAAGCTGGTGCTGGTCAAAGGAATGCCAGACCCGAGCAACCGCCGCGACTACGACCAGGCCTTGGCCGACATGGTGAAGCGATACGTCGAGCAAACGCAGGGGCACGCGTTCGTGCTGTTCACCAGCTACGACATGCTGCGCAACTGTGCTTCCCGTGTGAGCCGCTGGATGAGCCAGAACGGGTACACGCTGTTCAGCCAGTCCGACGGCATGCCACGCGGGCAGATGGTGCAAAAATTCAA
This genomic interval carries:
- a CDS encoding ATP-dependent DNA helicase — encoded protein: MDNLSIEDVLGPQGLIARRLKQYEERPQQMAMAQAVGKALAKNRHLVVEAGTGVGKSFAYLVPSILWACGQQGSGEKSRRVVISTHTISLQEQLLEKDIPLINAAIPLEFTAVLAKGRGNYVSLRRLGAASLRSASLFDKDEETAQLRTLKEWSKKTADGSLSDLDFRPAIKVWDEIASDSGNCLGRKCPTYDDCFYYRARRRMQNAQLLIVNHALFFSDLALRRSGVSLLPSYDAVIFDEAHTLEGVAGDHLGMSVTSTQIDFALNKLFNERTQKGLLVHHECSDAMNQVVHTRYRAQQFFNELDSWLEENPGGNGRATVPELIPNVLSPALAKLAQMVKSEGDRFEEEGTRQDFHSLSDRIFLMGDSIEAWRMQKMEHTVYWVESSQQRGPYRRVKLFATPIEVGPVLREELFQKVDSVILTSATLSSSPDQGFDFFKDRIGITRNDEVTSGSPFDYKKNVKLVLVKGMPDPSNRRDYDQALADMVKRYVEQTQGHAFVLFTSYDMLRNCASRVSRWMSQNGYTLFSQSDGMPRGQMVQKFKETPGSVLFGTDSFWQGVDVPGDALQNVIITKLPFSVPDHPLLQARLNQIKERGGQPFSEYQLPEAIIKLRQGFGRLIRGHSDKGIVVILDPRVQTKGYGRAFLKALPECQLVEDSFAQAGSARPGWDDYI